A genomic window from bacterium includes:
- a CDS encoding 2Fe-2S iron-sulfur cluster-binding protein produces MTGPSSPIRIVFPRTGQSCEVDHDDTLVDATFRYDLPIRYRCERAVCATCLVEVLEGMGNLSPIEEREAQTLKAIGAQPNWRLSCQVSVLGDVQLDYLPITDPRRQAARDGNDRAL; encoded by the coding sequence GTGACCGGACCATCATCCCCCATTCGAATCGTTTTTCCAAGGACCGGCCAGTCCTGCGAAGTGGACCACGACGATACCCTGGTGGACGCCACCTTCCGTTACGACCTGCCCATCCGTTACCGTTGCGAGCGGGCGGTCTGCGCGACCTGCCTGGTGGAGGTCCTGGAGGGGATGGGGAACCTGTCGCCTATCGAGGAGCGGGAAGCCCAGACGCTGAAGGCCATCGGGGCCCAACCGAACTGGCGCCTGTCCTGCCAGGTCTCGGTGCTGGGGGATGTCCAACTGGACTATCTCCCCATCACGGACCCGCGCCGCCAAGCCGCCCGGGACGGGAACGACCGGGCCCTCTGA
- the bcp gene encoding thioredoxin-dependent thiol peroxidase, with product MLKEGQKAPDFTLSDDQGQEVSLSDLKGKTVVLYFYPKDMTPGCTQEACDFRDHWGAVKKKGAVILGVSADPVKRHVTFKEKYKLPFTLLSDEDLKMLKAYGVWQKKKFMGREFMGIVRTTLIIDKAGKVKKVWSPVSVKDHVKEVLENL from the coding sequence ATGCTCAAGGAAGGTCAAAAAGCTCCCGATTTCACCCTGTCGGACGACCAAGGCCAGGAGGTCTCCCTCTCCGACCTGAAGGGCAAGACCGTCGTCCTTTATTTCTATCCCAAGGATATGACGCCCGGCTGTACCCAGGAAGCCTGCGACTTCCGCGACCATTGGGGCGCGGTCAAGAAAAAGGGCGCGGTGATCCTGGGGGTAAGCGCCGATCCGGTGAAGCGACATGTCACCTTCAAGGAGAAGTACAAGCTCCCCTTCACCCTCCTGTCGGACGAGGATCTCAAAATGTTGAAGGCCTATGGGGTCTGGCAGAAAAAGAAGTTCATGGGTCGGGAGTTCATGGGCATCGTCCGGACCACCCTGATCATCGACAAGGCGGGCAAGGTGAAAAAAGTTTGGTCGCCCGTGAGCGTCAAGGACCATGTAAAGGAAGTCCTGGAGAACCTATAA
- a CDS encoding sigma 54-interacting transcriptional regulator has protein sequence MSPRRARPPALYTKAPFLQQVLDGMPESVKIIDDRYRLVYANAASRKTLGAGLNELRGQPCHQAFYGFKDRCFFCNMDKVFSQGRSHTTYCTFTLDGVNRDFEVTIFPLEGEDGKASFAVEMVRDVTPLSKGQALPQNAGKLSSRDRAFAHVFQTMAEWANDGKPVLLQGEKGTGKKSFAQALHQRSSRSHGPFRVFHCVDNPKGDCSEGLFGPDSAWEKARGGTLYLDGICALGEASQRKLGERLADASPDDPRVVAGTRQDIQALVHQEVLRVDLFNRFASRTLRLPALRDRKQDLPFLAQHFIETYRVLTGSPAEKMGQEAFCQLMTYDWPGNIRELETLVERACLLAQGPVIDRLDLPSCAPKVEKLDDLMSITEKAYLVETLTKSRGDLAEVVKLSGLTPKTLQRKLKKHGLKAEDFRNLPQD, from the coding sequence GTGAGCCCCCGTCGAGCCCGCCCTCCTGCGCTTTATACCAAGGCACCCTTCCTCCAGCAGGTGCTGGACGGCATGCCCGAATCGGTCAAGATCATCGATGACCGCTACCGCCTGGTCTATGCCAACGCCGCCTCCCGCAAGACCCTGGGGGCCGGCCTCAACGAGCTCCGGGGCCAGCCTTGCCACCAGGCCTTCTACGGCTTCAAGGACCGTTGCTTCTTCTGCAACATGGACAAGGTCTTCAGCCAGGGCCGCTCCCATACCACCTACTGCACCTTCACCCTCGACGGCGTGAACCGCGACTTCGAGGTGACGATCTTCCCGCTCGAGGGGGAGGACGGAAAGGCCTCCTTCGCCGTCGAGATGGTGCGGGACGTGACGCCCCTTTCCAAGGGGCAGGCCCTGCCCCAGAACGCGGGCAAGCTTTCCAGCCGGGACCGGGCCTTCGCCCATGTCTTCCAGACCATGGCGGAATGGGCCAACGACGGCAAGCCCGTCCTGCTCCAGGGCGAGAAGGGGACGGGAAAAAAATCCTTCGCCCAAGCCCTGCACCAGCGTAGTTCCCGGTCCCACGGCCCTTTCCGGGTCTTCCACTGCGTCGATAACCCGAAGGGCGATTGTTCCGAGGGTCTTTTCGGGCCCGACAGCGCCTGGGAGAAGGCCCGGGGCGGCACCCTTTACTTGGACGGGATCTGCGCGCTCGGCGAGGCCAGCCAGCGGAAACTGGGCGAACGGCTCGCCGACGCCTCCCCGGACGACCCCCGGGTGGTGGCCGGAACGCGGCAGGACATCCAGGCCCTGGTCCACCAGGAAGTGCTCCGGGTGGACCTTTTCAACCGCTTCGCTTCCCGGACCCTGCGTCTCCCGGCCCTTCGGGACCGCAAGCAGGACCTGCCTTTCCTGGCCCAGCACTTCATCGAGACCTACCGGGTCCTCACCGGGTCGCCCGCCGAGAAGATGGGGCAGGAGGCCTTCTGCCAATTGATGACCTACGATTGGCCCGGCAATATCCGGGAACTGGAGACCTTGGTGGAACGGGCCTGCCTACTGGCCCAAGGGCCGGTGATCGACCGGCTGGACCTTCCTTCCTGTGCCCCGAAAGTGGAAAAGCTCGACGACCTGATGAGCATCACCGAGAAGGCCTACCTGGTGGAAACCCTCACCAAGAGCCGGGGCGACCTAGCCGAGGTGGTGAAACTCTCGGGGCTCACCCCCAAGACGCTCCAACGCAAGCTCAAGAAGCACGGCCTCAAGGCCGAGGATTTCCGCAACCTTCCTCAGGACTGA
- the icd gene encoding NADP-dependent isocitrate dehydrogenase, protein MAYSYQNVKPPKGEKVSIQNGVLKVPDNPILPFIEGDGTGPDIWRASVRILDAAVEKAYKGKKKISWFEVYAGQTAFDKFQNWLPDDTVEAFKEYLVGIKGPLTTPVGGGIRSLNVALRQMLDLYVCLRPVRYFQGVPSPVKHPEKVDMVIFRENTEDIYAGIEWQAGTPEARKVIEWLQKEMGVKKIRFPQTSGIGIKPVSSEGSERLVRAAIEYAISHKRKSVTFVHKGNIMKFTEGAFRDWGYGLAKKEYGAVELDGGPWCKIPEGKRGAGIVIKDAIADITLQQVLTRPDEFDVIATLNLNGDYLSDALAAQVGGIGIAPGGNINYVSGHAIFEATHGTAPKYANLDKVNPGSVVLSGVMMFEYMGWQEAADMIVKAIDKTIGQKVVTYDFARLTQGAKEVKCSEFATAVIGNMA, encoded by the coding sequence ATGGCCTACAGTTACCAGAACGTCAAGCCGCCCAAGGGCGAAAAAGTCTCCATCCAGAACGGCGTGCTGAAGGTCCCGGACAATCCGATCCTGCCTTTCATCGAGGGCGATGGCACGGGCCCGGACATCTGGCGGGCCTCAGTGCGCATCCTCGACGCGGCGGTGGAGAAGGCCTACAAAGGCAAGAAGAAGATCTCCTGGTTCGAGGTCTACGCGGGCCAGACGGCCTTCGACAAATTCCAGAACTGGCTCCCCGACGATACGGTCGAGGCCTTCAAGGAATACCTGGTGGGCATCAAGGGGCCTTTGACGACCCCGGTGGGCGGCGGCATCCGTTCCCTCAACGTGGCATTGCGCCAGATGCTCGACCTTTATGTCTGCCTGCGCCCCGTGCGCTACTTCCAAGGCGTTCCCTCCCCCGTGAAGCACCCCGAGAAGGTGGACATGGTGATCTTCCGTGAGAATACGGAGGACATCTACGCCGGCATCGAGTGGCAGGCCGGGACCCCCGAGGCCCGCAAGGTCATCGAGTGGCTCCAGAAGGAGATGGGCGTCAAGAAGATCCGCTTCCCCCAGACCTCCGGCATCGGCATCAAGCCGGTCTCCAGCGAGGGCTCCGAACGACTGGTGCGGGCGGCCATCGAGTACGCCATCAGCCACAAGCGGAAGAGCGTCACTTTCGTGCATAAGGGCAACATCATGAAGTTCACCGAGGGCGCCTTCCGGGACTGGGGCTATGGCCTGGCCAAGAAGGAATACGGCGCGGTGGAGCTGGACGGCGGGCCCTGGTGCAAGATCCCCGAGGGCAAGCGCGGCGCCGGGATCGTCATCAAGGACGCCATCGCCGACATCACCCTCCAGCAGGTCCTGACCCGTCCGGACGAGTTCGACGTGATCGCGACCTTGAACCTCAACGGCGATTATCTCTCCGACGCCCTGGCGGCCCAGGTCGGCGGCATCGGCATCGCCCCGGGCGGGAACATCAACTACGTCTCGGGCCACGCCATCTTCGAGGCCACCCACGGCACGGCGCCCAAGTACGCCAATCTGGACAAGGTCAACCCCGGGTCCGTGGTGCTCTCGGGCGTGATGATGTTCGAGTACATGGGCTGGCAGGAAGCGGCGGACATGATCGTGAAGGCCATCGACAAGACCATCGGCCAGAAGGTCGTCACCTACGACTTCGCGCGCCTCACGCAGGGGGCGAAGGAAGTGAAGTGCTCCGAGTTCGCCACGGCGGTCATCGGCAACATGGCCTAA
- a CDS encoding NHL repeat-containing protein — protein MKRRSPFFGAILLSLILPAIGHNQTATPTFTPDPCQGISRPFTGLQEPVGVFLDNSNGILYVVDRFQKLCLFQSADGTPVTSISSWTGGSFSLPHDVVLDSLGDIFVVDNGNSGVNAQIDEFDPNLNFIRTIGAGVLSYPRGIWVDDQGTTQSLFITTHYDGVYRYDSVSGGSFSAVATFGGAILNVPTGITKVGNRIYVADDGGRIMGFDLPNYIPTTLYTGIGDLKSVRADASGRFYVTEANASLLDIFPSGFGTAPQQCHLSTPWGIALNSNGNIFVTETNDQAVTVLSGFGAPPTPTPNPGGLSFLVPGGCFIYPSPIRGPQAKLAYFMAESGSMDLKIFNESGELAADVTDQKPAGPQTTPFRSSALAPGVYFYSVTLSYGSGKSERLKSGKFIVVR, from the coding sequence ATGAAGAGGCGTTCACCTTTTTTTGGCGCCATCCTGCTTTCCCTTATTCTGCCGGCGATCGGCCACAACCAAACGGCGACCCCGACCTTCACGCCGGACCCCTGCCAAGGGATTTCCCGCCCTTTCACCGGACTCCAAGAGCCGGTCGGGGTTTTTCTTGATAATTCCAACGGTATCCTTTATGTCGTCGACCGTTTCCAAAAATTGTGCCTCTTCCAAAGCGCAGATGGAACACCCGTCACTTCCATCAGTTCTTGGACAGGTGGTTCCTTTTCCCTTCCTCATGATGTGGTGCTGGATTCCTTGGGGGATATATTCGTCGTGGACAATGGAAACTCCGGGGTGAACGCGCAGATCGATGAATTCGACCCGAACTTGAACTTCATCCGCACCATCGGGGCAGGGGTCCTCAGCTATCCACGGGGGATCTGGGTGGATGACCAGGGCACGACCCAATCCCTTTTCATCACGACCCATTACGATGGCGTTTACCGCTATGACAGCGTCTCCGGCGGATCCTTTTCCGCGGTCGCCACTTTCGGGGGTGCCATCCTGAACGTACCCACCGGGATCACCAAGGTGGGTAACCGGATCTATGTGGCCGATGATGGGGGACGGATCATGGGATTTGACCTGCCCAACTACATCCCGACCACCCTTTACACAGGCATTGGGGACCTCAAATCGGTACGGGCCGACGCATCCGGACGGTTCTATGTCACCGAAGCGAACGCCTCCCTTTTGGACATCTTTCCGTCCGGATTCGGGACAGCTCCCCAACAATGCCATCTTTCAACGCCATGGGGGATCGCTTTGAATTCGAACGGCAATATCTTCGTTACGGAGACGAATGACCAGGCGGTCACGGTCCTTAGCGGATTTGGTGCCCCCCCGACACCCACCCCAAATCCCGGCGGCCTTTCGTTCCTGGTCCCTGGTGGGTGCTTTATTTATCCTTCCCCCATCCGGGGCCCCCAGGCCAAGCTCGCCTATTTCATGGCCGAGAGTGGCTCGATGGACCTGAAGATCTTCAATGAAAGCGGCGAATTGGCCGCGGATGTCACCGACCAGAAGCCGGCCGGTCCGCAAACCACCCCCTTCCGAAGTTCCGCCCTGGCCCCGGGGGTCTACTTCTATTCCGTGACCTTGAGCTATGGGTCCGGAAAGTCGGAACGGCTGAAGAGCGGTAAATTCATCGTGGTCCGGTAG